In Etheostoma cragini isolate CJK2018 chromosome 9, CSU_Ecrag_1.0, whole genome shotgun sequence, the following are encoded in one genomic region:
- the arhgef18b gene encoding rho guanine nucleotide exchange factor 18 isoform X4, giving the protein MADSPLNNSWPSFSKLWMKRWSFKRASECKPCQSYGPPSAQICVQPHTHSVTGSSSSPSPASITEDVFFGSTNKDQDACSVVSDYDCPCVEVSNSVEDLLSLSSSLRDSEYFKDLQGETASSTVTTVLESKTLNVGLQVSLNTDSPALNQPAQTSLSTLCPQDNALVSPYYIHPAEELHQNFMVTQLSPKFLPGCTIDRGDSSGPAVGLSLTINLNGLLGSMEKAKGITGPEDVEEQSTMDFDGESDLDSVPILVRSMSTSRRHSWGVPVSPINLGRRLSLDAMAMDSDGEGEDDEEGQKCLFQSTLQDYSSTACPGEKTDDSRLRLPCPRARVTSMAGGGRHLYSRSEILATDECSRAAHISRVVQTSKRAARAAGAEEFDPEENLHSTEGHMLMVQKVLQELKLYHGAKQRNNRPDTKVSGNVTWYEFLNDENDEEEDRTEKVEKGTKVKRTLSSLRNRVTGSFNKDKGKNREKEQQKEKGKEKEREAKEKACDSSRSNSHYLMPCAFSSCATCSLCSKSLQRKHGLQCMNCAVNVHKSCKSLLAECTSSRNKRDFPLRTGSSGSPSLALKDRDREREHSGPASSQALDGHPGYHSTPGMTISPWGPSTQYTSSTTASSLGHSLRHRNSLGSLPGEMDETDALRSKRCNEDAISLAPSTAESIIVEDAHYAAVRADLESDAQDLEAESWSLAVDQQFVKKHSKEMVKRQDVIYELMQTEMHHVRTLKIMLRVYVRELKENLQMDSGKLDCLFPRLENLLELHTHFLSRLKERQRENLVTPNDRNYAINRLSDILITQFSGEIGERMKDSYGDFCSHHTEAVSYYKEQLQNNKKFQNIIRRINNLSIVRRLGVTECILLVTQRITKYPVLVERILQNTEAGSEEHEDLTRALGLIKDTIVQVDTLVNLHEKNSRLREIHNKMEPKALGKIKDGRVFRREDLVQGRRRLLHEGTVNWKAASGRLKDILAVLLSDVLLLLQEKDQRYVFATVDNKPSVISLQKLIVREVAHEEKAMFLICASSNEPEMYEIHTNSKEERNTWMAHIRQTVESCPHTEERLFSEQEEARAFRLKEFQERLSQKDAVIIQALTEKLQLFADMAESVAGLEDTGSRSRLLLRGDASDLQQGEALLKGAITEVENLQNLLQSGVRDEAPTSRLEEGNGSGVLPRRADTFGGYDSSPTILNGSVKKNFSGECRNRDRSQRASSDPQLKDLCGSHTLEQTVDESCCSPARWNSIWSNSFPEAEFFDRVLMLSQRLYSLQAIISQQDSHIELQRASLTERASLPGRHRGNVLLEQEKQRTLALQREELANFHKLQSQHRQEQQRWEKERERHRQQVEATEARLRQREEECRRLESHLTEERKELESQRETYQQDLERLRESTRAVEKEKERLEHQKKIKRKTIEVAPLSGSLNGELLMSSGLNTSPSVSDLPLPQKPLVRSSLSVAPADYQERPEVMLRREASSSTLPLKTEVPLHLFSTTNQQHKLVGVQQQIPTKLAAFSSGKGKGGKIGKASHRTDSTASVDMKQMLPLKLSARDDNPLKAKRSISPHQQLPLSAPPQSLPLHHHADQLSPPDSAGPDTQPTSTIGISHPKAPVPPAQSHSQPSIQPPSIPPHSQSTGPLQFQPHLQPQGLSPDAQTHVQVNVHGLPHSHNMLPPYKIATEDLNKEDVIFF; this is encoded by the exons ATGGCGGACTCTCCACTTAACAACTCCTGGCCCTCCTTCTCCAAACTCTGGATGAAGAGATGGTCCTTCAAGAGAG CATCAGAGTGCAAGCCATGTCAGTCCTATGGGCCTCCCAGTGCCCAGATTTGTGTCCAGCCTCATACTCACAGCGTGACAGGATCTTCCTCTTCACCATCCCCTGCCTCTATCACTGAAGATGTGTTCTTTGGTAGCACCAATAAGGACCAG GATGCATGTTCAGTAGTCAGTGACTACGACTGCCCCTGTGTGGAGGTGAGCAACAGTGTGGAAGACCTGCTGAGCCTCAGCTCTTCTCTCAGAGATTCTGAGTACTTTAAAGACCTGCAGGGAGAGACAGCGTCTTCCACAGTAACTACAGTCCTAGAGAGCAAAACCCTAAATGTTGGCTTACAGGTGTCCCTAAACACAGACAGTCCTGCGCTCAACCAGCCTGCACAGACTTCTTTGAGCACACTCTGCCCTCAGGACAATGCACTTGTTTCCCCCTATTACATTCATCCTGCAGAAGAACTTCATCAAAACTTTATGGTCACTCAGCTAAGTCCAAAGTTTTTGCCAGGTTGTACTATTGACCGCGGTGACTCCTCAGGCCCTGCAGTAGGGCTTAGCTTGACAATTAATCTGAATGGACTATTAGGGTCAATGGAAAAAGCAAAAGGAATAACTGGACCAGAGGATGTAGAGGAGCaatccaccatggattttgaTGGAGAGTCAGACCTGGACAGCGTTCCCATATTAGTTAGATCCATGTCAACGTCTCGGAGGCACAGCTGGGGTGTCCCTGTGTCCCCCATCAACCTGGGCAGGAG ACTGAGTCTGGATGCCATGGCCATGGACAGcgatggagagggagaggatgaTGAGGAAGGACAGAAATGTCTCTTCCAGTCAACCCTGCAGGACTACAGCTCCACAGCATGTCCTGGAGAGAAGACAGATGACTCCAGGCTGAGGCTCCCATGTCCAAGAGCCAGGGTCACTAGCATG GCTGGTGGTGGCAGGCATCTGTACTCCCGCTCAGAGATCCTCGCAACAGACGAATGTTCCCGTGCTGCACACATTTCTCGTGTTGTGCAGACATCCAAACGGGCCGCAAGGGCAGCAGGAG CAGAGGAGTTTGACCCTGAAGAAAACTTACATTCTACTGAAGGACATAT GCTGATGGTACAGAAAGTTCTGCAGGAGCTAAAGCTGTACCATGG AGCGAAGCAGAGGAACAACAGACCAGACACCAAAGTTTCAGGAAATGTCACTTGGTACGAGTTCCTCAATGATGA aaatgatgaagaggaggatcGTACAGAGAAGGTGGAGAAAGGCACCAAGGTGAAGAGGACTCTGAGCTCTCTAAGGAACAGGGTGACCGGCTCCTTCAATAAAGATAAG GGTAAGAACCGAGAAAAAGAGCAGCAGAAAGAGAAGGGGAAGGAGAAGGAGCGGGAGGCAAAAGAGAAAGCGTGTGACAGCAGCAGAAGCAACAGTCATTATTTGATGCCATGCGCTTTCTCCAGCTGTGCCACCTGCTCACTGTGCAGCAAGTCCCTGCAGAGAAAGCATGGCCTGCAGTGCATGA ATTGTGCTGTGAACGTTCACAAGAGCTGCAAGTCTCTGTTGGCTGAGTGCACCAGCAGCAGGAATAAG AGGGATTTTCCACTGAGAACTGGCTCTTCAGGATCTCCTAGTCTTG CCCTAAAAGACCGGGACAGAGAGCGGGAGCATTCGGGCCCAGCCTCATCACAGGCCTTGGATGGCCACCCAGGTTATCACAGCACCCCAGGCATGACCATAAGTCCGTGGGGACCTAGCACTCAGTACACCAGCTCCACCACAGCCTCCAGCCTTGGCCACAGCCTCCGTCACCGCAACAGCTTGGG ATCCCTCCCTGGGGAGATGGATGAGACAGATGCTCTCCGCTCCAAACGCTGCAACGAAGACGCCATTTCCCTTGCTCCCTCCACTGCCGAGTCCATCATCGTTGAAG ATGCTCACTATGCAGCAGTGCGGGCTGATCTGGAGTCCGATGCCCAGGACCTGGAGGCAGAGTCTTGGAGTTTGGCAGTTGACCAGCAGTTTGTCAAGAAGCACTCTAAAGAAATGGTGAAGAGACAGGATGTGATATATG AGCTGATGCAGACGGAGATGCATCATGTGCGAACACTGAAGATAATGCTGCGTGTGTACGTCCGTGAGTTGAAGGAGAACCTCCAGATGGACTCAGGCAAGCTGGACTGCCTGTTCCCCCGCTTGGAAAATCTCCTCGAACTCcacacacatttcctgtctCGTCTCAAAGAGCGACAGCGAGAAAACCTTGTTACGCCCAACGACAGGAACTATGCGATCAACAGATTGTCAGACATTCTGATCACGCAG TTCTCAGGTGAAATAGGAGAGAGGATGAAGGACAGCTACGGAGATTTCTGCAGTCACCACACGGAGGCTGTCAGCTACTACAAAGAAcagctgcaaaacaacaaaaagttccaaaacatcatACGG agAATCAACAACCTGTCCATTGTGCGGAGGTTAGGAGTAACTGAGTGTATTCTGTTGGTGACGCAGCGCATTACCAAGTACCCAGTACTAGTGGAGCGCATTTTGCAAAACACTGAAG CGGGTTCAGAGGAGCATGAAGATCTGACTCGGGCGCTGGGTCTCATTAAAGACACCATCGTTCAGGTTGACACGCTAGTTAATCTCCATGAAAAGAACTCTCGACTCCGagaaatacacaacaaaatggAGCCAAAGGCACTGGGAAAAATCAAAGATGGCAGAGTGTTTCGCAGGGAGGACCTGGTGCAGGGCAGGAGACGACTGCTGCATGAGGGCACAGTCAACTGGAAAGCTGCTTCTGGCAGGCTCAAAG ATATTCTTGCAGTGCTCCTCTCAGATGTGTTGCTCTTGTTACAAGAGAAGGATCAGCGATATGTGTTTGCTACAGTG GATAACAAGCCGTCAGTGATCTCTCTTCAGAAGCTGATTGTCAGAGAAGTGGCCCATGAGGAGAAAGCCATGTTTCTTATTTGTGCCTCGTCCAATGAGCCAGAGATGTATGAGATCCACACCAACTCCAAGGAGGAGCGAAACACTTGGATGGCACACATACGGCAAACTGTTGAGAG TTGTCCTCATACAGAAGAGAGGCTGTTCAGTGAGCAGGAAGAGGCTCGAGCTTTCAGGCTCAAAGAATTTCAAG AACGGCTGAGCCAGAAGGATGCAGTGATCATCCAGGCTCTCACTGAGAAGCTGCAGCTGTTTGCTGACATGGCAGAGTCTGTGGCAGGTCTAGAGGACACAGGTTCACGTTCCAGGCTTCTGCTTCGAGGAGACGCCTCAGACCTCCAGCAGGGGGAGGCCCTCCTTAAAGGAGCTATCACTGAGG TGGAGAACCTGCAGAACCTGCTGCAGTCGGGAGTGAGGGACGAGGCTCCAACCTCACGGCTggaggaagggaacggctcTGGGGTTCTGCCCAGGCGAGCAGATACCTTTGGGGGCTATGACAGCAGCCCCACCATCCTCA ATGGCAGTGTGAAGAAGAACTTTTCTGGCGAGTGTAGAAACCGAGACAGAAGCCAGAGAGCGAGCTCTGACCCTCAGCTCAAAGACCTTTGTGGCAGCCACACCTTGGAGCAGACG GTTGATGAGAGCTGCTGCTCTCCCGCCAGATGGAACAGCATCTGGTCCAACTCCTTCCCCGAAGCTGAG TTCTTTGACAGAGTGCTGATGCTCTCCCAAAGGCTCTATAGCCTACAG GCCATCATATCACAGCAGGACAGTCACATTGAGCTGCAGCGGGCCTCGCTGACGGAGCGGGCCTCCCTGCCCGGCCGCCACAGAGGGAATGTGCTCTTGGAGCAGGAGAAACAGCGGACTCTGGCCCTGCAGAGAGAAGAGCTGGCCAACTTCCACAAGCTGCAGTCTCAGCACCGGCAGGAGCAGCAGCGctgggagaaggagagggagaggcacCGGCAGCAAGTGGAGGCCACTGAAGCCAGGCTCCGACAAAGGGAGGAGGAGTGTAGACGGCTGGAG AGTCATTTgacagaagagaggaaggagctGGAGAGTCAGAGGGAGACGTACCAGCAGGACCTGGAGAGGCTGAGAGAGTCCACCAGAGctgtggagaaagaaaaggaacgCCTGGAGCATCAGAAGAAGATCAAGAGGAAGACCATTGAG gtGGCTCCTCTGTCTGGCAGTCTGAATGGGGAGCTCCTGATGTCCTCTGGCCTCAACACGTCCCCCAGTGTCTCGGACCTGCCCCTCCCTCAGAAGCCCCTGGTGCGTTCCAGCCTGTCTGTTGCACCAGCCGACTATCAAGAGCGCCCTGAAGTGATGTTGCGGCGGGAGGCGAGCTCTTCCACCCTGCCGCTGAAGACGGAGGTGCCCCTTCATCTCTTTAGCACCACCAACCAGCAGCACAAACTGGTGGGGGTTCAGCAGCAGATCCCCACAAAGCTGGCCGCCTTTAGCAGCGGCAAAGGGAAAGGAGGCAAGATTGGCAAAGCTTCACATCGCACTGACAGCACTG cCTCGGTGGATATGAAACAGATGCTGCCGCTGAAGCTGTCTGCCCGAGACGACAACCCCCTCAAGGCCAAGCGTTCCATCAGCCCCCACCAGCAGCTCCCGCTGTCAGCCCCTCCTCAGTCTCTTCCCCTGCATCACCATGCAg ATCAACTCAGTCCTCCAGACAGTGCTGGGCCAGACACCCAGCCCACCTCCACTATCGGCATCTCCCACCCCAAGGCCCCCGTGCCTCCAGCACAGTCCCATTCTCAGCCCTCCATCCAACCTCCATCTATTCCTCCCCACTCACAGAGCACCGGCCCCCTCCAGTTCCAGCCCCATCTGCAGCCGCAGGGCCTCAGTCCGGACGCCCAGACCCACGTCCAGGTAAATGTTCACGGGCTCCCCCACAGCCACAACATGCTGCCACCTTACAAGATTGCCACAGAAGACCTCAATAAGGAGGACGTCATCTTCTTCTAA
- the arhgef18b gene encoding rho guanine nucleotide exchange factor 18 isoform X2 produces MADSPLNNSWPSFSKLWMKRWSFKRASECKPCQSYGPPSAQICVQPHTHSVTGSSSSPSPASITEDVFFGSTNKDQDACSVVSDYDCPCVEVSNSVEDLLSLSSSLRDSEYFKDLQGETASSTVTTVLESKTLNVGLQVSLNTDSPALNQPAQTSLSTLCPQDNALVSPYYIHPAEELHQNFMVTQLSPKFLPGCTIDRGDSSGPAVGLSLTINLNGLLGSMEKAKGITGPEDVEEQSTMDFDGESDLDSVPILVRSMSTSRRHSWGVPVSPINLGRRLSLDAMAMDSDGEGEDDEEGQKCLFQSTLQDYSSTACPGEKTDDSRLRLPCPRARVTSMAGGGRHLYSRSEILATDECSRAAHISRVVQTSKRAARAAGAEEFDPEENLHSTEGHMLMVQKVLQELKLYHGAKQRNNRPDTKVSGNVTWYEFLNDENDEEEDRTEKVEKGTKVKRTLSSLRNRVTGSFNKDKGKNREKEQQKEKGKEKEREAKEKACDSSRSNSHYLMPCAFSSCATCSLCSKSLQRKHGLQCMNCAVNVHKSCKSLLAECTSSRNKRDFPLRTGSSGSPSLALKDRDREREHSGPASSQALDGHPGYHSTPGMTISPWGPSTQYTSSTTASSLGHSLRHRNSLGSLPGEMDETDALRSKRCNEDAISLAPSTAESIIVEDAHYAAVRADLESDAQDLEAESWSLAVDQQFVKKHSKEMVKRQDVIYELMQTEMHHVRTLKIMLRVYVRELKENLQMDSGKLDCLFPRLENLLELHTHFLSRLKERQRENLVTPNDRNYAINRLSDILITQFSGEIGERMKDSYGDFCSHHTEAVSYYKEQLQNNKKFQNIIRRINNLSIVRRLGVTECILLVTQRITKYPVLVERILQNTEAGSEEHEDLTRALGLIKDTIVQVDTLVNLHEKNSRLREIHNKMEPKALGKIKDGRVFRREDLVQGRRRLLHEGTVNWKAASGRLKDILAVLLSDVLLLLQEKDQRYVFATVDNKPSVISLQKLIVREVAHEEKAMFLICASSNEPEMYEIHTNSKEERNTWMAHIRQTVESCPHTEERLFSEQEEARAFRLKEFQERLSQKDAVIIQALTEKLQLFADMAESVAGLEDTGSRSRLLLRGDASDLQQGEALLKGAITEVENLQNLLQSGVRDEAPTSRLEEGNGSGVLPRRADTFGGYDSSPTILSKNGSVKKNFSGECRNRDRSQRASSDPQLKDLCGSHTLEQTVDESCCSPARWNSIWSNSFPEAEFFDRVLMLSQRLYSLQAIISQQDSHIELQRASLTERASLPGRHRGNVLLEQEKQRTLALQREELANFHKLQSQHRQEQQRWEKERERHRQQVEATEARLRQREEECRRLESHLTEERKELESQRETYQQDLERLRESTRAVEKEKERLEHQKKIKRKTIEVAPLSGSLNGELLMSSGLNTSPSVSDLPLPQKPLVRSSLSVAPADYQERPEVMLRREASSSTLPLKTEVPLHLFSTTNQQHKLVGVQQQIPTKLAAFSSGKGKGGKIGKASHRTDSTASVDMKQMLPLKLSARDDNPLKAKRSISPHQQLPLSAPPQSLPLHHHADQLSPPDSAGPDTQPTSTIGISHPKAPVPPAQSHSQPSIQPPSIPPHSQSTGPLQFQPHLQPQGLSPDAQTHVQVNVHGLPHSHNMLPPYKIATEDLNKEDVIFF; encoded by the exons ATGGCGGACTCTCCACTTAACAACTCCTGGCCCTCCTTCTCCAAACTCTGGATGAAGAGATGGTCCTTCAAGAGAG CATCAGAGTGCAAGCCATGTCAGTCCTATGGGCCTCCCAGTGCCCAGATTTGTGTCCAGCCTCATACTCACAGCGTGACAGGATCTTCCTCTTCACCATCCCCTGCCTCTATCACTGAAGATGTGTTCTTTGGTAGCACCAATAAGGACCAG GATGCATGTTCAGTAGTCAGTGACTACGACTGCCCCTGTGTGGAGGTGAGCAACAGTGTGGAAGACCTGCTGAGCCTCAGCTCTTCTCTCAGAGATTCTGAGTACTTTAAAGACCTGCAGGGAGAGACAGCGTCTTCCACAGTAACTACAGTCCTAGAGAGCAAAACCCTAAATGTTGGCTTACAGGTGTCCCTAAACACAGACAGTCCTGCGCTCAACCAGCCTGCACAGACTTCTTTGAGCACACTCTGCCCTCAGGACAATGCACTTGTTTCCCCCTATTACATTCATCCTGCAGAAGAACTTCATCAAAACTTTATGGTCACTCAGCTAAGTCCAAAGTTTTTGCCAGGTTGTACTATTGACCGCGGTGACTCCTCAGGCCCTGCAGTAGGGCTTAGCTTGACAATTAATCTGAATGGACTATTAGGGTCAATGGAAAAAGCAAAAGGAATAACTGGACCAGAGGATGTAGAGGAGCaatccaccatggattttgaTGGAGAGTCAGACCTGGACAGCGTTCCCATATTAGTTAGATCCATGTCAACGTCTCGGAGGCACAGCTGGGGTGTCCCTGTGTCCCCCATCAACCTGGGCAGGAG ACTGAGTCTGGATGCCATGGCCATGGACAGcgatggagagggagaggatgaTGAGGAAGGACAGAAATGTCTCTTCCAGTCAACCCTGCAGGACTACAGCTCCACAGCATGTCCTGGAGAGAAGACAGATGACTCCAGGCTGAGGCTCCCATGTCCAAGAGCCAGGGTCACTAGCATG GCTGGTGGTGGCAGGCATCTGTACTCCCGCTCAGAGATCCTCGCAACAGACGAATGTTCCCGTGCTGCACACATTTCTCGTGTTGTGCAGACATCCAAACGGGCCGCAAGGGCAGCAGGAG CAGAGGAGTTTGACCCTGAAGAAAACTTACATTCTACTGAAGGACATAT GCTGATGGTACAGAAAGTTCTGCAGGAGCTAAAGCTGTACCATGG AGCGAAGCAGAGGAACAACAGACCAGACACCAAAGTTTCAGGAAATGTCACTTGGTACGAGTTCCTCAATGATGA aaatgatgaagaggaggatcGTACAGAGAAGGTGGAGAAAGGCACCAAGGTGAAGAGGACTCTGAGCTCTCTAAGGAACAGGGTGACCGGCTCCTTCAATAAAGATAAG GGTAAGAACCGAGAAAAAGAGCAGCAGAAAGAGAAGGGGAAGGAGAAGGAGCGGGAGGCAAAAGAGAAAGCGTGTGACAGCAGCAGAAGCAACAGTCATTATTTGATGCCATGCGCTTTCTCCAGCTGTGCCACCTGCTCACTGTGCAGCAAGTCCCTGCAGAGAAAGCATGGCCTGCAGTGCATGA ATTGTGCTGTGAACGTTCACAAGAGCTGCAAGTCTCTGTTGGCTGAGTGCACCAGCAGCAGGAATAAG AGGGATTTTCCACTGAGAACTGGCTCTTCAGGATCTCCTAGTCTTG CCCTAAAAGACCGGGACAGAGAGCGGGAGCATTCGGGCCCAGCCTCATCACAGGCCTTGGATGGCCACCCAGGTTATCACAGCACCCCAGGCATGACCATAAGTCCGTGGGGACCTAGCACTCAGTACACCAGCTCCACCACAGCCTCCAGCCTTGGCCACAGCCTCCGTCACCGCAACAGCTTGGG ATCCCTCCCTGGGGAGATGGATGAGACAGATGCTCTCCGCTCCAAACGCTGCAACGAAGACGCCATTTCCCTTGCTCCCTCCACTGCCGAGTCCATCATCGTTGAAG ATGCTCACTATGCAGCAGTGCGGGCTGATCTGGAGTCCGATGCCCAGGACCTGGAGGCAGAGTCTTGGAGTTTGGCAGTTGACCAGCAGTTTGTCAAGAAGCACTCTAAAGAAATGGTGAAGAGACAGGATGTGATATATG AGCTGATGCAGACGGAGATGCATCATGTGCGAACACTGAAGATAATGCTGCGTGTGTACGTCCGTGAGTTGAAGGAGAACCTCCAGATGGACTCAGGCAAGCTGGACTGCCTGTTCCCCCGCTTGGAAAATCTCCTCGAACTCcacacacatttcctgtctCGTCTCAAAGAGCGACAGCGAGAAAACCTTGTTACGCCCAACGACAGGAACTATGCGATCAACAGATTGTCAGACATTCTGATCACGCAG TTCTCAGGTGAAATAGGAGAGAGGATGAAGGACAGCTACGGAGATTTCTGCAGTCACCACACGGAGGCTGTCAGCTACTACAAAGAAcagctgcaaaacaacaaaaagttccaaaacatcatACGG agAATCAACAACCTGTCCATTGTGCGGAGGTTAGGAGTAACTGAGTGTATTCTGTTGGTGACGCAGCGCATTACCAAGTACCCAGTACTAGTGGAGCGCATTTTGCAAAACACTGAAG CGGGTTCAGAGGAGCATGAAGATCTGACTCGGGCGCTGGGTCTCATTAAAGACACCATCGTTCAGGTTGACACGCTAGTTAATCTCCATGAAAAGAACTCTCGACTCCGagaaatacacaacaaaatggAGCCAAAGGCACTGGGAAAAATCAAAGATGGCAGAGTGTTTCGCAGGGAGGACCTGGTGCAGGGCAGGAGACGACTGCTGCATGAGGGCACAGTCAACTGGAAAGCTGCTTCTGGCAGGCTCAAAG ATATTCTTGCAGTGCTCCTCTCAGATGTGTTGCTCTTGTTACAAGAGAAGGATCAGCGATATGTGTTTGCTACAGTG GATAACAAGCCGTCAGTGATCTCTCTTCAGAAGCTGATTGTCAGAGAAGTGGCCCATGAGGAGAAAGCCATGTTTCTTATTTGTGCCTCGTCCAATGAGCCAGAGATGTATGAGATCCACACCAACTCCAAGGAGGAGCGAAACACTTGGATGGCACACATACGGCAAACTGTTGAGAG TTGTCCTCATACAGAAGAGAGGCTGTTCAGTGAGCAGGAAGAGGCTCGAGCTTTCAGGCTCAAAGAATTTCAAG AACGGCTGAGCCAGAAGGATGCAGTGATCATCCAGGCTCTCACTGAGAAGCTGCAGCTGTTTGCTGACATGGCAGAGTCTGTGGCAGGTCTAGAGGACACAGGTTCACGTTCCAGGCTTCTGCTTCGAGGAGACGCCTCAGACCTCCAGCAGGGGGAGGCCCTCCTTAAAGGAGCTATCACTGAGG TGGAGAACCTGCAGAACCTGCTGCAGTCGGGAGTGAGGGACGAGGCTCCAACCTCACGGCTggaggaagggaacggctcTGGGGTTCTGCCCAGGCGAGCAGATACCTTTGGGGGCTATGACAGCAGCCCCACCATCCTCAGTAAGA ATGGCAGTGTGAAGAAGAACTTTTCTGGCGAGTGTAGAAACCGAGACAGAAGCCAGAGAGCGAGCTCTGACCCTCAGCTCAAAGACCTTTGTGGCAGCCACACCTTGGAGCAGACG GTTGATGAGAGCTGCTGCTCTCCCGCCAGATGGAACAGCATCTGGTCCAACTCCTTCCCCGAAGCTGAG TTCTTTGACAGAGTGCTGATGCTCTCCCAAAGGCTCTATAGCCTACAG GCCATCATATCACAGCAGGACAGTCACATTGAGCTGCAGCGGGCCTCGCTGACGGAGCGGGCCTCCCTGCCCGGCCGCCACAGAGGGAATGTGCTCTTGGAGCAGGAGAAACAGCGGACTCTGGCCCTGCAGAGAGAAGAGCTGGCCAACTTCCACAAGCTGCAGTCTCAGCACCGGCAGGAGCAGCAGCGctgggagaaggagagggagaggcacCGGCAGCAAGTGGAGGCCACTGAAGCCAGGCTCCGACAAAGGGAGGAGGAGTGTAGACGGCTGGAG AGTCATTTgacagaagagaggaaggagctGGAGAGTCAGAGGGAGACGTACCAGCAGGACCTGGAGAGGCTGAGAGAGTCCACCAGAGctgtggagaaagaaaaggaacgCCTGGAGCATCAGAAGAAGATCAAGAGGAAGACCATTGAG gtGGCTCCTCTGTCTGGCAGTCTGAATGGGGAGCTCCTGATGTCCTCTGGCCTCAACACGTCCCCCAGTGTCTCGGACCTGCCCCTCCCTCAGAAGCCCCTGGTGCGTTCCAGCCTGTCTGTTGCACCAGCCGACTATCAAGAGCGCCCTGAAGTGATGTTGCGGCGGGAGGCGAGCTCTTCCACCCTGCCGCTGAAGACGGAGGTGCCCCTTCATCTCTTTAGCACCACCAACCAGCAGCACAAACTGGTGGGGGTTCAGCAGCAGATCCCCACAAAGCTGGCCGCCTTTAGCAGCGGCAAAGGGAAAGGAGGCAAGATTGGCAAAGCTTCACATCGCACTGACAGCACTG cCTCGGTGGATATGAAACAGATGCTGCCGCTGAAGCTGTCTGCCCGAGACGACAACCCCCTCAAGGCCAAGCGTTCCATCAGCCCCCACCAGCAGCTCCCGCTGTCAGCCCCTCCTCAGTCTCTTCCCCTGCATCACCATGCAg ATCAACTCAGTCCTCCAGACAGTGCTGGGCCAGACACCCAGCCCACCTCCACTATCGGCATCTCCCACCCCAAGGCCCCCGTGCCTCCAGCACAGTCCCATTCTCAGCCCTCCATCCAACCTCCATCTATTCCTCCCCACTCACAGAGCACCGGCCCCCTCCAGTTCCAGCCCCATCTGCAGCCGCAGGGCCTCAGTCCGGACGCCCAGACCCACGTCCAGGTAAATGTTCACGGGCTCCCCCACAGCCACAACATGCTGCCACCTTACAAGATTGCCACAGAAGACCTCAATAAGGAGGACGTCATCTTCTTCTAA